The Bradysia coprophila strain Holo2 unplaced genomic scaffold, BU_Bcop_v1 contig_70, whole genome shotgun sequence genome contains a region encoding:
- the LOC119083653 gene encoding SET and MYND domain-containing protein 4-like, producing MSHRGDGQWSILTNVLVDKHFDVAACNFTNEVSVIELCQDPTLLEYMDKWLSKLNQKRQRTSKVANEYIAQGDKAASNEMQYDLAADYYTKAIFSAPKNSAELAIAHASRAGCLVTSERFYEEGYSDCKAAMLLYRFPLERLSLLFANKLHLAYLTEKEEYIAETRVEMNRFHIKIDSSKDAFFKRYVAQGKKFERSDDQRNVEPKAPIRNKEIIEDRNATVGRFLVTKEAIKQDEPVYFEKAFSFVPYYNYNVTDEIAYTCQHCGKVNCLPFPCYDCARASYCSPACRTHHEPIHKYECVGHQKNLWSKLGIGYLSFRTFLVGFKDIVGILEKTEGLTVDEVWSILALDWHNSFSYGNVLRLLTAIDKVDVKLVLRFALTAQMLTIYLADYTNFFKDLPPICLEIMASVDGWKRVISALLLKHLLQININGNLGTQLQLMTPTGYRKSYGYGSYNIHLDDLHLVVTHSVLFAAIFPTLCMANHSCDPNIRCIVSGMHMTAYATRNIGQNEELLISYGPTYQTSSTDERQMQLKTDFFFECKCNRCVSNDETWMQYFEYYCTDLECNVFVELDSIIDTRWWYYMDEPAYCDEIGDRFICAECGDLLPINPEMMKKFERAALGNIEKRGYSFHSTDNYIVTKNLLDLYFKATKCLGKYHELKARLSHMVLGYCILDSDVKLFPRLAYVTMESLVNREERYGTLSLEFILASTYALSILKMASRIEKTNTLQPMARDITKIRRILNLSQIEKSICILPESLQTVFRNIIRDIRRDMGPSAIGNQFNVSSSYNGGNGCQSEKSVG from the exons ATGTCCCACAGAGGCGATGGTCAGTGGTCCATTTTAACCAATGTGTTGGTTGATAAACATTTCGATGTAGCCGCGTGCAATTTCACCAACGAGGTGTCGGTGATAGAATTATGCCAAGATCCAACGTTATT GGAATACATGGACAAATGGCTGTCCAAACTGAATCAGAAGCGGCAACGAACATCGAAAGTGGCTAATGAATATATTGCCCAAGGCGATAAAGCTGCCTCTAATGAAATGCAGTACGACCTTGCGGCTGATTACTACACGAAGGCCATTTTCAGTGCTCCGAAGAACAGTGCTGAATTGGCAATAGCTCATGCAAGCCGGGCTGGCTGTTTAGTTACCAGTGAAAGATTTTATGAG GAAGGATATTCCGACTGCAAGGCAGCTATGCTATTATACCGGTTTCCGTTAGAAAGGCTGTCGTTACTGTTCGCGAACAAGCTTCATTTAGCATATCTAACCGAGAAGGAGGAATACATTGCCGAAACACGGGTGGAAATGAACCGATTCCACATTAAAATCGACTCATCGAAAGATGCGTTTTTCAAGCGGTACGTTGCGCAagggaaaaaatttgaacgttCCGACGACCAACGGAATGTCGAACCAAAGGCACCGATCCGAAACAAAGAGATAATCGA AGACAGAAATGCAACGGTGGGACGGTTTTTGGTAACGAAAGAAGCGATTAAACAGGACGAACCAGTCTATTTCGAAAAGGCGTTCTCGTTCGTCCCCTACTACAATTACAACGTAACCGATGAAATTGCATACACTTGCCAGCACTGTGGCAAAGTTAATTGTCTACCGTTCCCTTGCTACGATTGTGCACGAGCATCGTATTGTTCGCCGGCGTGCCGGACCCATCATGAACCGATCCACAAGTATGAGTGTGTTGGCCATCAGAAGAATTTATGGAGCAAACTGGGCATTGGCTATTTGTCATTTCGAACGTTTTTGGTTGGCTTCAAGGACATCGTCGGAATTCTCGAGAAAACCGAAGGGTTAACGGTCGACGAGGTCTGGTCGATTTTGGCGTTAGATTGGCACAACAGCTTTTCGTATGGCAACGTACTGCGATTGTTAACAGCCATTGATAAAGTGGATGTCAAACTGGTTCTGCGGTTTGCATTGACCGCACAAATGTTGACCATCTATCTGGCCGACTATACGAACTTCTTCAAAGACTTGCCGCCCATCTGCTTAGAAATAATGGCAAGTGTTGATGGCTGGAAGAGAGTGATCTCGGCACTGCTGCTGAAACACTTACTACAGATT AATATCAACGGTAATCTGGGAACGCAACTGCAACTGATGACACCAACGGGGTATCGAAAGTCATACGGCTATGGTTCGTACAACATTCACCTGGACGATCTCCATTTGGTCGTGACACACTCGGTACTCTTTGCGGCTATTTTTCCCACCCTATGCATGGCCAACCATTCATGCGATCCAAACATCCGGTGCATCGTCAGCGGAATGCACATGACCGCATATGCAACTCGGAATATCGGTCAAAATGAAGAGCTGCTCATCAGCTACGGACCAACCTACCAGACATCATCCACCGATGAGCGACAGATGCAGTTGAAAACGGACTTTTTCTTCGAATGTAAATGCAATCGTTGCGTGTCGAACGATGAGACATGGATGCAGTACTTCGAGTATTACTGTACCGACCTGGAGTGCAATGTGTTCGTTGAATTGGATTCGATCATCGATACGCGCTGGTGGTATTACATGGATGAACCGGCATATTGTGACGAGATCGGTGACAGATTCATTTGCGCAGAATGCGGCGACTTGTTGCCCATTAATCcggaaatgatgaaaaaattcGAACGGGCGGCACTCGGGAATATCGAGAAGAGGGGATACTCGTTCCACAGCACCGACAACTACATTGTGACCAAAAATTTGCTGGACTTGTACTTCAAAGCAACAAAATGTCTGGGAAAGTACCACGAATTGAAGGCGAGACTGTCGCACATGGTTCTGGGATATTGCATTTTGg ACTCGGATGTCAAACTCTTTCCCCGCTTGGCCTACGTTACCATGGAAAGTTTGGTGAATCGAGAGGAACGCTACGGCACCCTCTCATTGGAATTCATACTGGCGTCGACGTATGCCTTGAGCATATTGAAAATGGCATCGAGAATCGAAAAGACGAATACACTGCAGCCGATGGCACGCGACATTACCAAAATTCGACGCATACTGAACTTGTCCCAGATCGAAAAATCGATATGCATTTTACCGGAGTCGCTGCAAACAGTTTTCCGTAACATCATTCGGGATATTAGGCGCGACATGGGTCCGTCGGCCATCGGCAATCAGTTTAATGTTAGTAGCAGTTATAATGGCGGCAACGGGTGCCAGTCGGAAAAATCGGTTGGGTGA